TTCGCTGTATGATATTGAATTGCGTCTTCAAAGTCACTAAACTTTGACGACAAAGCCAAGTCGATTATTTTTGAATCCACCGGAAGAATTGAAATTATCGACTTGAGTTTTACGAGGCTTTGTAAGGCATATTCTTTAGATTTAGCTTTTCTTAAAATATAGTGAAGATTTGCAAAAACGATGGGTGAGGTGAATCCGGCAACATCCCCTTTATCTAACAAAGAAAATAACTTGGCTGCCGGAGTATAAAATTCATCACGCTGTGCTAGTACATCAAGAATTATATCAGAATCAACAAATACCCGGTGCATTATGAATATTTCTCCTGAATGTAAGAACCATATTCTTTTTTGAAATCAAAATTTTTATCAACGCTAATAATTCCTGATAATTCTTTAACGATTGGAGAAATTTCAATTTCTTCAACTTGATTCTTTTCAGCTAGGAAAGATAAAATAATTCTGAACCAAAGATGACAAACTTTGATTCTTATCACGAGCATATACTTTTGCCTGTTCAATAATATCCTTGTTGAGATTTAATGTGAGTTTTACGTTCATAACTTACTCCGTGATTCTTACGTATTTATTGTAGTAATTTATTACGTGTTGATCAAGTAAAAAGTTCCTTTTTTTTCTTTTCACATTCAATAAAACTCGCCAAAACGTACATCTCCAATGGCCCCCGACTATTTTTTTTTTTTGAAATTGTGACACCGAAAACATCATGTTATGACTCTATGGTCTTTCGATTCAACCCGGTAATTGCTGATCGCAACCCGGTGCGTATAGCGGCCCGGATAATCGATCACTCGTTCCGGATCGCGATAAATATCTTTGCAAACCGTAATCCACTTTTTCTTGTACAGATTTTTCTTGAATAATTTGAACGAGTTCGCATCTTTCAAGCACTGAATCTTGCCATGAAACCCTATTTTATTCTCTTGCCAGGCCTCATTTAGATACGCTATAAATTTCTTTTTAAACAAATCCGATATCTCATTCACATGTATAAAACATGGCGTTCCTGATTTGTCTTGCGCGAGTTGAACGAGCGCCGTCATTGGATAATCCGCCTCCGGTAACCAGGCAGTGCAAATGCGGGTGATCAACCTATCAAGCGTGTTACGATACAAAAACTTGATCGCGCTACAAGCCTGCTTAAGATTGGCCTGACTGCCCTTTTTAAGCGTTTTCATAGTATAAAGATAGCGTCTGATATCATCGACTGTTACCGATTCAGCAGGTTTTGCAATCGTCTCCAGGAATCGACATGACAAGTATAAGCAAGTATCGTTTTGGGACTGTAACTCATCAGAGACAAGTCCATTTTCATTTGTTCAACGAGCTGTGAATGATCCTGCTTTGATAATGTTAATGGTGATAGGTGAATCTACATCAACGTCAGCATCATTACAACAGGTTTTCAATTGCCCTGACATAGCCAACAACTTGACCCCACGGTTTTTCTTCTGGTTCCTTGATTGGTAACGCACCAGCAGAAAGAGCATTTTTGTATGCTGCGGAGACATCTTCTGTCACAAAAGCCAGCTCGATACCAAAAGGTTTGTCATTGATATTGGCTTTTGAATACTTACCAAGATTCATATCGCCCATTTCGTGGGAAGCAAAAGCTAATATCGTTTCACCTGATTGCAGTTCACCATAGGCTTTAGACTCATGAATAAATTTCACGTCAAAACCAAAGGCTTTTTTGTAAAATTCCAATGTCTCTTCCACTGATGAAACATAGATGATTGTATATCCGTATTTCATTTTTCTTTATCTCCCCTGCTGAGCTATGTGATTTTTTCGTTCTTGAGTAAACGACCACCATGGAAGAGGTTCACCACCCGCCATAAAATGAACAGCCGACATAAACACATCAATCACGCAAGGGTCATGCCTTTTACCTGTAGCTGCGCATAAATCTTCATACATTTTGAAAGGTTCCACTCCAATCAACTTCTTGGGATGGTCGATGCCAATCAAATGAAGATCTGCTGCTATCGCTTTACCAATATTTGGGAGCGCGTCCAAACGTGATACTTTGTCTCTGTCTGGATTCTTCATGTTGTTCCTTATCTCGGCTAACGCTTGGCTAACCTGCGCGCAGGCCAACCCCGCGCATTATTTCAAAAACCAAATGAACCTGAAACGCCCCAAAATTTAGCCAAACCGCACGCGCCCTGCACGTCAGGTTGAGCCGATTGTTAGACCTAAATTTAAAATTAGACAGTCAACAACCAAGGATTAAAAAGTGAAACACCGCTTTGTTCCATATCCTTTGTATTTCTCGTCACTACAATAAGGTCATTTGCAATTCCGGTTGCTGCAATCAGACCATCAATCAAAGACATTGGTTTTCCAGCAAGCTCTGCTTTACCTTGAAGTTCACCCCATTTTGTAGCCGTATTTATATTAAAATTCAATATTCTATTTTGAAATCTTTCACGTAAATCCGAGTTAACCCATTTGTGTAGACGGTCTTTTTTTCTACTTTTTGGTAGTTTTTCGATGCCTTTATGAATTTCACCAAATGTGAAGACACTTAAGTAAAGTGCCGTTTCATCCAAATCGGAAAT
This genomic window from candidate division KSB1 bacterium contains:
- a CDS encoding PIN domain-containing protein, which encodes MHRVFVDSDIILDVLAQRDEFYTPAAKLFSLLDKGDVAGFTSPIVFANLHYILRKAKSKEYALQSLVKLKSIISILPVDSKIIDLALSSKFSDFEDAIQYHTAKSYEINFIITRNKKHYKQSKMSVCTAEEYLKIWTTKTE
- a CDS encoding DUF6364 family protein; this translates as MIRIKVCHLWFRIILSFLAEKNQVEEIEISPIVKELSGIISVDKNFDFKKEYGSYIQEKYS
- a CDS encoding DUF6364 family protein is translated as MNVKLTLNLNKDIIEQAKVYARDKNQSLSSLVQNYFIFPS
- a CDS encoding transposase, with amino-acid sequence MTALVQLAQDKSGTPCFIHVNEISDLFKKKFIAYLNEAWQENKIGFHGKIQCLKDANSFKLFKKNLYKKKWITVCKDIYRDPERVIDYPGRYTHRVAISNYRVESKDHRVIT
- a CDS encoding VOC family protein, with protein sequence MKYGYTIIYVSSVEETLEFYKKAFGFDVKFIHESKAYGELQSGETILAFASHEMGDMNLGKYSKANINDKPFGIELAFVTEDVSAAYKNALSAGALPIKEPEEKPWGQVVGYVRAIENLL
- a CDS encoding helix-hairpin-helix domain-containing protein, coding for MKNPDRDKVSRLDALPNIGKAIAADLHLIGIDHPKKLIGVEPFKMYEDLCAATGKRHDPCVIDVFMSAVHFMAGGEPLPWWSFTQERKNHIAQQGR
- a CDS encoding type II toxin-antitoxin system VapC family toxin, which codes for MNYLLDTCVVSELLKKEPDKNVQTWISDLDETALYLSVFTFGEIHKGIEKLPKSRKKDRLHKWVNSDLRERFQNRILNFNINTATKWGELQGKAELAGKPMSLIDGLIAATGIANDLIVVTRNTKDMEQSGVSLFNPWLLTV